The following are from one region of the Streptomyces rubrogriseus genome:
- the cdtC gene encoding siderophore ABC transporter permease CdtC, whose protein sequence is MAVTTTEPATEPTAARPSTVPSSRSGAAAVTAGIVLLVAVLAVVDITQGTAAVGPSEVLEALTGRADPDDASVVVASRLPRMTAGLLVGAVLGMAGAVLQAVSRNVLASPDTLAVNAGSYLALGLAGATGVSLPMLASSGIAFVGGLAAAAVVLGLSGLGTGTVRLVLAGTALMLGLHSMTQALLLLFPEQTKGLYEWNQGSIAQNGFDGVLQMLPIALVGLIGLLLTARRVDALALGDDAARGLGVPVRATRLTVVVLAALLSAAAVTLAGPIGFVGLCAPALVRPLARRFRGFSRSRTAMPAAALTGAALVLGSDVLLRALIADDRSVAVPTGVVTSLVGAVFLVAMALRVRDTAGAGAPDRLRIPSRAVFLATVAVLVVVLVGLVIAAVLVGDSKLLLGDVVNWAQGRAGRTVSFVLDTRVPRVLAALGAGAALALAGTLVQAVTRNPLAEPNVLGVTGGGALGAVILVTTVPAAGTWGVAGAAFAGSAVTAVLVFGLAARGGFRQNRLVLVGIGVASGTAALISLLIVLTDPFNANKALTWLSGSTYGRTMPDVVPVALALLVGIGVAVARRTELDLISLDEDTPRLLGLRLAPGRLGFLVLSVVLSATAVACAGTIGFVGLVAPHAARALVGRRHARVVPVAVLLGATLVCAADLLGRTVIAPAQLGAGLMTAVIGTPYFLYLLVRSRR, encoded by the coding sequence ATGGCCGTCACCACGACCGAACCCGCCACCGAGCCCACCGCGGCCCGTCCGTCGACGGTCCCGTCGTCCCGGTCGGGCGCGGCCGCGGTGACGGCCGGAATCGTCCTGCTGGTCGCCGTCCTCGCCGTCGTCGACATCACCCAGGGCACCGCCGCCGTCGGGCCCTCCGAGGTCCTCGAGGCCCTGACCGGCCGGGCGGACCCCGACGACGCGTCCGTCGTCGTCGCCTCCCGGCTGCCCCGGATGACCGCGGGGCTCCTGGTCGGTGCCGTGCTCGGCATGGCCGGCGCGGTGCTCCAGGCGGTCAGCCGCAACGTGCTGGCCTCGCCCGACACCCTCGCGGTGAACGCGGGTTCCTATCTGGCGCTCGGGCTGGCCGGCGCCACCGGCGTCTCGCTGCCGATGCTCGCCTCGTCCGGCATCGCCTTCGTGGGCGGTCTGGCGGCGGCGGCCGTCGTGCTCGGACTGTCCGGCCTCGGCACCGGCACCGTCCGGCTCGTGCTGGCCGGCACCGCGCTGATGCTGGGTCTGCACTCCATGACGCAGGCGCTCCTGCTGCTCTTCCCGGAGCAGACGAAGGGCCTGTACGAGTGGAACCAGGGCAGCATCGCCCAGAACGGCTTCGACGGCGTCCTGCAGATGCTGCCGATCGCCCTGGTCGGCCTGATCGGCCTGCTGCTGACGGCCCGCCGGGTGGACGCGCTGGCCCTCGGCGACGACGCGGCGCGCGGTCTCGGCGTCCCGGTGCGGGCGACCCGTCTCACCGTCGTCGTGCTCGCGGCGCTGCTCTCCGCCGCCGCGGTCACACTCGCCGGACCGATCGGCTTCGTCGGCCTGTGCGCACCCGCCCTGGTGCGCCCGCTCGCCCGCCGCTTCCGCGGCTTCAGCCGCTCCCGCACGGCCATGCCCGCGGCGGCGCTCACCGGCGCGGCCCTGGTGCTCGGTTCGGACGTGCTGCTGCGGGCGTTGATCGCGGACGACCGCTCGGTGGCCGTGCCCACGGGCGTCGTCACGAGCCTGGTCGGCGCCGTGTTCCTGGTGGCCATGGCGCTGCGGGTGCGGGACACCGCCGGGGCCGGGGCGCCGGACCGGCTGCGGATCCCGAGCCGGGCGGTGTTCCTGGCCACGGTCGCCGTGCTGGTCGTGGTGCTGGTGGGGCTCGTGATCGCCGCCGTGCTGGTGGGCGACAGCAAGCTGCTGCTCGGCGACGTCGTCAACTGGGCCCAGGGGCGGGCCGGCCGGACCGTCTCCTTCGTGCTGGACACGCGGGTGCCGCGGGTGCTCGCCGCGCTGGGCGCGGGCGCGGCGCTCGCGCTGGCCGGCACGCTCGTGCAGGCCGTCACCCGCAACCCGCTCGCCGAACCGAACGTCCTCGGGGTGACCGGCGGCGGCGCCCTGGGTGCGGTGATCCTGGTGACCACCGTGCCGGCCGCCGGGACGTGGGGCGTGGCGGGAGCGGCGTTCGCGGGGTCCGCGGTCACCGCCGTCCTCGTCTTCGGGCTCGCCGCGCGGGGCGGTTTCCGGCAGAACCGGCTGGTCCTCGTCGGCATCGGCGTGGCCTCCGGGACGGCGGCGCTGATCAGCCTGCTGATCGTGCTCACCGACCCGTTCAACGCCAACAAGGCGCTGACCTGGCTGTCGGGTTCGACCTACGGGCGGACCATGCCGGACGTCGTGCCGGTCGCGCTGGCGCTGCTGGTCGGCATCGGTGTCGCGGTCGCCCGGCGCACCGAACTGGACCTGATCTCGCTGGACGAGGACACGCCGCGGCTGCTCGGCCTGCGGCTGGCACCCGGGCGCCTCGGCTTCCTGGTGCTGAGCGTCGTCCTCAGCGCTACCGCGGTGGCCTGCGCGGGCACCATCGGCTTCGTCGGGCTGGTGGCGCCGCACGCGGCCCGCGCCCTGGTGGGCCGTCGGCACGCACGGGTCGTACCGGTCGCGGTCCTCCTCGGCGCCACGCTCGTCTGCGCCGCCGACCTCCTCGGCCGCACGGTCATCGCCCCGGCCCAGCTCGGCGCCGGGCTCATGACAGCGGTGATCGGAACGCCGTACTTCCTGTACCTGCTGGTACGAAGCCGTCGCTAG
- a CDS encoding lipase family protein, which produces MPPRPRMLAAAITAALALGAQAVPAAAADGPAGDSTTTTSRGVEIPAFYTPPSELPGADGTLIRHEPLPLALSLPGIDGPLPGRATRLMYKSTDANGEAVAVTGAYIEPAAKWRGDGPRPLVAVAPGTMGQGDQCAASMALEHPLQLNGQTVSVGYEDLSVYRLLLRGVAVVVTDYVGLGTTDRLHTYVNRVDGAHAVLDAVRAARALDSASVTSGSRVGLFGYSQGGGATAAAAELQPSYAPDVQLAGTYAGAPPADLTEVTKAIDGSDLAGALGWSLNGFLQTEPALRPIADRYINEAGQEALKDLSTMCVGDALFGYGGDSSTDWTKTGQSISDVIRAEPALQSFLAEQRIGSSEPGSPVRVATGVSDDLVPHGQARRLAVDWCGKGAKVTYVPVLLPGVGSGLLNHFAPLLADQGNAIAWLTDRLSGEPAGSNCWSMPVQP; this is translated from the coding sequence ATGCCCCCACGTCCCCGCATGCTCGCCGCGGCGATCACCGCCGCGCTCGCCCTCGGCGCCCAGGCAGTCCCGGCCGCGGCGGCCGACGGCCCGGCCGGCGACTCGACGACCACGACGTCCCGCGGCGTCGAGATCCCCGCCTTCTACACCCCGCCGTCCGAACTCCCCGGCGCCGACGGCACCCTGATCCGCCATGAACCGCTCCCCCTGGCACTGAGCCTGCCGGGCATCGACGGCCCCCTCCCCGGCCGGGCCACCCGGCTGATGTACAAGTCCACCGACGCGAACGGCGAAGCCGTCGCCGTGACCGGCGCCTACATCGAACCGGCCGCGAAGTGGCGCGGCGACGGACCCCGCCCCCTGGTCGCCGTCGCGCCCGGCACCATGGGACAGGGCGACCAGTGCGCCGCCTCGATGGCCCTGGAGCACCCGTTGCAGCTCAACGGCCAGACGGTCTCGGTCGGTTACGAGGACCTGTCGGTCTACCGGCTGCTGCTGCGCGGCGTCGCCGTCGTCGTCACCGACTACGTCGGCCTCGGCACCACCGACCGGCTGCACACCTACGTCAACCGCGTCGACGGGGCCCACGCCGTGCTGGACGCCGTACGCGCCGCACGCGCCCTCGACTCGGCGTCGGTCACCTCGGGCTCCCGGGTGGGTCTGTTCGGGTACAGCCAGGGCGGCGGCGCCACGGCGGCAGCGGCCGAGCTGCAGCCCTCCTACGCCCCGGACGTCCAGCTGGCGGGCACCTACGCCGGGGCGCCGCCCGCCGACCTCACCGAGGTGACGAAGGCGATAGACGGCAGCGACCTGGCGGGCGCCCTGGGCTGGTCGCTCAACGGCTTCCTGCAGACCGAGCCGGCCCTGCGGCCCATCGCCGACCGGTACATCAACGAGGCGGGCCAGGAGGCGCTGAAGGACCTGTCGACGATGTGCGTGGGCGACGCGCTCTTCGGGTACGGCGGCGACAGCAGCACGGACTGGACGAAGACCGGCCAGTCCATCAGCGACGTCATCCGCGCCGAACCCGCGCTGCAGAGCTTCCTCGCCGAGCAGCGCATCGGCTCGTCCGAGCCCGGCAGTCCGGTGCGGGTGGCCACCGGCGTCAGCGACGACCTGGTCCCCCACGGCCAGGCCCGCCGACTGGCCGTCGACTGGTGCGGCAAGGGCGCGAAGGTGACCTACGTGCCCGTACTGCTCCCGGGCGTGGGCAGCGGCCTGCTCAACCACTTCGCCCCGTTGCTCGCCGACCAGGGCAACGCCATCGCCTGGCTCACCGACCGGCTCTCCGGCGAGCCCGCCGGCTCCAACTGCTGGAGCATGCCCGTACAGCCCTGA
- the proP gene encoding glycine betaine/L-proline transporter ProP: MPSTIAHLPRQVREELTRRLRRTRRAFREDDVQVVEAPLLKRAVGASALGNCMEWFDFGVYSYLAATIGKVFFPGASPAAQVISSFATFAAAFVVRPLGGLVFGPLGDRVGRQKVLATTMIMMALGTFSIGLIPSYATIGIAAPILLLLARMVQGFSTGGEYGGATTFVAEYSPDRRRGFLSSWLDFGTFVGYALGSALVTVLNLALTDAQMLHWGWRLPFLIAGPLGVIGLYMRLKLEESPAFQQQLDEHEKGLAQESAGSEFKTIVREHWRPLLVCMGLVLLYNVTNYMVTGYLPTYQTETLDRSSGFADVLVLIGMVWIVLLITFLGRLSDHVGRRPLYATGAAAMIVLAVPAFLLLRADGVWAPVLGVLLLSTLLACFAAPSAATLPALFPTAVRYAAMAIGFNFAVAAFGGTTPLVAEALVSITGDELMPAYYLMVAGAVGLVTVKFLPESAQVPLHGSQPMVGSRQEQRELITTSKDLYSFSKDRSGAV, from the coding sequence ATGCCGAGCACGATCGCGCACCTGCCGCGGCAGGTGCGCGAGGAGCTGACCCGCCGGCTCCGCCGCACCAGGCGGGCCTTCCGCGAGGACGACGTCCAGGTCGTCGAGGCACCGCTGCTCAAGCGCGCGGTCGGGGCCTCGGCGCTCGGCAACTGCATGGAGTGGTTCGACTTCGGCGTCTACAGCTATCTGGCCGCCACCATCGGGAAGGTGTTCTTCCCCGGCGCCTCCCCGGCCGCCCAGGTCATCTCCTCCTTCGCCACCTTCGCCGCGGCCTTCGTCGTACGCCCGCTCGGCGGCCTGGTCTTCGGGCCGCTCGGGGACCGCGTCGGGCGGCAGAAGGTGCTCGCCACCACCATGATCATGATGGCTCTCGGCACCTTCTCCATCGGCCTCATCCCCAGCTACGCCACCATCGGCATCGCCGCCCCGATCCTGCTGCTGCTCGCCCGAATGGTCCAGGGCTTCTCCACGGGCGGCGAGTACGGCGGCGCCACCACCTTCGTCGCCGAGTACTCACCCGACCGGCGGCGCGGCTTCCTCTCCAGCTGGCTCGACTTCGGCACCTTCGTCGGCTACGCCCTCGGTTCGGCGCTGGTCACCGTCCTGAACCTGGCGCTGACCGACGCCCAGATGCTGCACTGGGGCTGGCGGCTGCCGTTCCTGATCGCCGGGCCGCTCGGCGTCATCGGCCTGTACATGCGGCTCAAGCTGGAGGAGTCCCCCGCCTTCCAGCAGCAGCTCGACGAGCACGAGAAGGGCCTCGCACAGGAGTCGGCGGGCAGCGAGTTCAAGACCATCGTGCGCGAGCACTGGCGCCCGCTGCTGGTGTGCATGGGCCTGGTACTGCTCTACAACGTCACCAACTACATGGTGACCGGCTATCTGCCGACGTACCAGACGGAGACCCTGGACCGCTCCAGCGGCTTCGCGGACGTGCTGGTGCTGATCGGCATGGTGTGGATCGTGCTGCTGATCACCTTCCTGGGCCGGCTCAGCGACCACGTCGGCCGCCGCCCGCTCTACGCCACCGGCGCGGCGGCGATGATCGTGCTCGCCGTCCCGGCGTTCCTGCTGCTGAGGGCGGACGGCGTCTGGGCGCCGGTCCTGGGGGTGCTGCTGCTGTCCACCCTGCTGGCCTGCTTCGCCGCGCCGAGCGCCGCCACCCTGCCGGCGCTGTTCCCGACCGCCGTGCGCTACGCCGCCATGGCCATCGGCTTCAACTTCGCCGTCGCGGCCTTCGGCGGCACCACACCGCTGGTCGCCGAGGCACTGGTCAGCATCACCGGTGACGAACTGATGCCCGCCTACTACCTGATGGTCGCGGGCGCCGTCGGCCTGGTGACCGTGAAGTTCCTGCCCGAGAGCGCCCAGGTGCCGCTGCACGGTTCCCAGCCCATGGTCGGCTCCCGGCAGGAACAGCGCGAACTCATCACGACCTCGAAGGACCTCTACAGCTTCTCCAAGGACCGCTCGGGCGCAGTCTGA
- a CDS encoding DMT family transporter, whose amino-acid sequence MNATTTRGSLLAALACVLVGGSFTANSLLGDYPYAGGQFLRYGLAFLLLVPLAGPGAATRLRALGAARWLRLALLAAVGMVGFNLAVLAAERTAEPAVPGVFVGCAPVVVAVLVPLLEGRRPQRIVLYGALFVAVGAFTVQGWGRTDGAGIAFSVCALVGEVGFAVLAVPVLRPLGPRLLSTVVCGVAAAESALAGVLADGSGWLRRPDAVEAGALLWQAVVVTVVGFVCWYMGMQRIGAERATLFSGLIPVAAACTAPLVGTGSYGAAQAVGSALVFAGVAVGSGAVLPFARARRPAAQRQTAPERSLEKL is encoded by the coding sequence ATGAACGCCACCACCACGCGCGGGTCCCTGCTCGCCGCGCTCGCATGTGTCCTCGTCGGAGGGTCCTTCACCGCCAACAGCCTGCTCGGCGACTACCCGTACGCGGGCGGCCAGTTCCTGCGCTACGGCCTGGCCTTCCTGCTGCTCGTCCCGTTGGCCGGGCCCGGCGCGGCGACCCGGCTGCGCGCCCTCGGCGCCGCCCGGTGGCTGCGCCTGGCGCTGCTGGCGGCCGTGGGCATGGTCGGCTTCAACCTGGCCGTACTCGCCGCGGAGCGCACGGCGGAGCCCGCGGTACCCGGCGTCTTCGTGGGCTGCGCGCCCGTGGTCGTCGCCGTCCTGGTCCCCCTCCTGGAGGGGCGCCGTCCGCAACGGATCGTCCTGTACGGGGCGTTGTTCGTGGCCGTGGGCGCCTTCACGGTCCAGGGCTGGGGGCGCACCGACGGCGCGGGCATCGCCTTCTCCGTGTGCGCCCTGGTCGGCGAGGTCGGCTTCGCGGTGCTGGCCGTGCCCGTACTGCGGCCGCTGGGCCCGCGGCTGCTGTCCACCGTGGTGTGTGGCGTCGCGGCGGCCGAGTCGGCGCTGGCCGGTGTCCTGGCCGACGGGTCCGGGTGGCTGCGCCGGCCCGACGCGGTGGAGGCGGGCGCGCTGCTGTGGCAGGCGGTGGTGGTCACCGTCGTCGGGTTCGTGTGCTGGTACATGGGCATGCAGCGGATCGGCGCCGAGCGCGCCACCCTGTTCTCCGGGCTGATCCCGGTCGCCGCCGCGTGCACGGCACCGCTCGTCGGTACCGGCTCCTACGGCGCCGCCCAGGCGGTGGGCAGCGCCCTGGTCTTCGCCGGCGTGGCCGTGGGGTCGGGCGCCGTACTCCCGTTCGCGCGCGCACGACGGCCCGCGGCGCAGCGTCAGACTGCGCCCGAGCGGTCCTTGGAGAAGCTGTAG